One part of the Rhodococcus oxybenzonivorans genome encodes these proteins:
- a CDS encoding nucleotidyl transferase AbiEii/AbiGii toxin family protein, whose protein sequence is MLTEFQIEVAQLFFTLPASKGFLLAGGAALIAQQLSTRPTQDLDFFTGPDRGDVTRARDEFEQAADTRGWRIDRIHDGTTFCRLLIHGPEQLLVDLALDSAPGLPATASVAGPTYAPEELAGRKLIALFDRAEARDFSDIYALSAIYDKQTLLTRAAEIDAGFDPQILATMFDSLQRFPDHAIPTAAAEIPQLRAFFAAWAQQLRH, encoded by the coding sequence GTGCTGACCGAGTTCCAGATCGAGGTTGCCCAGCTCTTCTTCACTCTGCCGGCCAGCAAGGGCTTCCTCCTGGCCGGCGGCGCAGCACTGATCGCCCAGCAACTGAGCACCCGCCCGACACAAGACCTCGATTTCTTCACCGGCCCCGACCGCGGCGACGTCACCAGGGCTCGTGACGAGTTCGAGCAGGCCGCCGACACCCGCGGCTGGCGAATCGATCGCATCCATGACGGGACCACGTTCTGTCGCTTACTCATCCACGGACCCGAACAACTCCTGGTCGACCTGGCGCTGGACTCCGCCCCGGGACTACCGGCAACCGCGAGTGTGGCGGGACCGACCTACGCGCCCGAAGAACTCGCCGGCCGCAAACTCATCGCCCTCTTCGACCGCGCCGAAGCCCGCGACTTCTCCGACATCTACGCACTCTCGGCCATCTACGACAAACAAACACTGCTGACGCGGGCAGCCGAGATCGACGCCGGGTTCGACCCACAGATACTCGCCACGATGTTCGACAGCCTCCAGCGATTCCCCGACCACGCGATCCCTACCGCCGCCGCCGAGATACCCCAACTTCGTGCCTTCTTCGCCGCCTGGGCACAACAACTCCGACACTGA
- a CDS encoding helix-turn-helix transcriptional regulator, translating to MKGAALLERVRRAAGLSQDELARRAHTSRPTLSAYENGRKSPSLETASRLLNEAGYDLDATPHITFHPVPGARGRNYLVPDRLPRLPIERAMATVELPLALNWSDPGRSFRLSDRSERSRVYEIVLREGTPDHVLTYIDGALLIDLWSELVVPRDLRIAWTPVIEQILPTR from the coding sequence ATGAAAGGAGCAGCACTTCTCGAACGCGTTCGCAGGGCCGCCGGCCTGAGCCAGGACGAACTCGCCCGCCGCGCCCACACCTCACGACCGACCCTTTCGGCCTACGAAAACGGGCGCAAGTCGCCGTCCCTGGAAACGGCGTCACGACTCCTCAACGAAGCCGGCTACGACCTCGACGCCACCCCGCACATCACCTTCCATCCGGTCCCCGGGGCGCGCGGCCGGAACTACCTCGTCCCGGATCGTCTTCCACGCTTGCCTATTGAGCGAGCGATGGCGACAGTCGAGTTGCCCCTGGCCTTGAACTGGTCCGATCCCGGGCGCTCGTTTCGGCTGTCCGACCGGTCCGAGCGATCGCGGGTGTACGAGATCGTCCTGCGCGAAGGCACCCCCGACCACGTGCTGACCTACATCGACGGAGCACTACTGATCGACCTCTGGTCCGAGCTCGTCGTGCCTCGTGACCTGCGCATCGCCTGGACACCGGTGATCGAACAGATTCTCCCCACCCGATGA
- a CDS encoding MFS transporter, whose amino-acid sequence MTLPLAVSPAVDSAVSKIFRRVVPLFIVMLICNQLNRSNIGYAQTHLEADVGIGAAAYGFGAGVFFIAYAIFELPSNVLMEKFGAKVWLTRIMLSWGLVSAAMAFVNGPEMFYVLRFLLGVAEAGFFPAIIFYFTRWLPNNHRSRATALFIAGSSIAAAISGPLSGPLLSLDGLGGHHGWQWMFALEGLLSVVVGCIAYRLLDSKIDDAKWLTGVEKHDLQAVIAEEDVLRSEASVKRGESGSRWKLLLQPRILVCCGIFFAITMAIYANTFWLPSIIRRIPGTNDVTVGLLSSLPWICAVFAMYFSNRSADRTGRHKPYLVAALLIGGVGTMAAAFVTPWLALPLLCVATMGFKSASPLFWSIPQRTLHPMVLAPAIAIINSLGNLGGFVAPFGFGVIKEQTGTVTMGLVVLSLFALAAAAAVTYFRRDKEDIDDVANLAEVGSDEPTVAAK is encoded by the coding sequence ATGACCCTCCCCCTCGCCGTCTCACCGGCGGTCGACAGTGCGGTATCGAAGATCTTCCGCCGCGTCGTGCCGTTGTTCATCGTGATGCTGATCTGCAATCAGCTCAACCGGTCGAACATCGGCTATGCGCAGACCCACCTCGAGGCCGATGTCGGCATCGGGGCCGCGGCTTACGGTTTCGGTGCGGGTGTCTTCTTCATTGCCTATGCGATCTTCGAACTGCCGTCGAACGTGCTGATGGAGAAGTTCGGCGCCAAGGTGTGGCTCACCCGCATCATGTTGTCGTGGGGCCTGGTGTCGGCGGCGATGGCGTTCGTCAACGGCCCGGAGATGTTCTACGTCCTGCGGTTCCTCCTCGGTGTCGCCGAGGCCGGCTTCTTCCCGGCGATCATCTTCTACTTCACCCGCTGGCTGCCGAACAACCACCGCAGCCGCGCTACGGCACTGTTCATTGCGGGGTCCTCCATCGCTGCCGCGATCTCGGGACCGCTGTCCGGACCGCTGCTGTCCCTCGACGGGCTCGGTGGGCATCACGGCTGGCAGTGGATGTTCGCGCTGGAGGGACTGTTGTCGGTGGTCGTCGGGTGCATCGCCTACCGGTTGCTCGACTCGAAGATCGACGACGCGAAGTGGCTCACCGGCGTGGAGAAGCACGATCTGCAGGCCGTCATCGCCGAGGAGGACGTGCTGCGCAGTGAGGCGTCGGTGAAACGTGGCGAGTCGGGTTCGCGCTGGAAGCTGCTTCTGCAGCCGCGGATCCTGGTGTGCTGCGGCATCTTCTTCGCGATCACCATGGCGATCTATGCCAACACGTTCTGGCTTCCGTCGATCATCCGCCGTATTCCGGGCACCAACGATGTGACCGTCGGGCTGCTGTCGTCGCTGCCCTGGATCTGCGCGGTCTTCGCGATGTACTTCTCCAACCGCTCGGCCGACCGCACCGGAAGGCACAAGCCCTACCTCGTCGCCGCGCTGCTCATCGGCGGTGTCGGCACGATGGCCGCCGCGTTCGTCACCCCATGGCTGGCGCTTCCGCTGCTGTGCGTTGCGACGATGGGATTCAAGAGCGCGAGCCCGCTGTTCTGGTCGATTCCGCAGCGCACGCTGCACCCGATGGTGCTGGCACCGGCGATCGCGATCATCAACTCGCTCGGCAACCTGGGTGGCTTCGTCGCCCCGTTCGGCTTCGGGGTGATCAAGGAGCAGACCGGCACCGTGACGATGGGCCTTGTCGTGTTGTCGCTCTTCGCACTGGCCGCTGCCGCGGCGGTGACGTACTTCCGGCGCGACAAGGAAGACATCGACGACGTCGCGAACCTGGCAGAGGTGGGCTCCGACGAGCCAACCGTGGCTGCCAAATGA
- a CDS encoding aldehyde dehydrogenase (NADP(+)), whose product MTATVNRTDVTGQMIIAGKPVRGSGPTIHGINPAAGERLEPGFAHGTEPDVEAACAAADEAFAPYRATSSEDRARFLEAIADNIEALGDTLVARACAESGLPQGRITGEVGRTSGQLRLFAGVLRDGGWNGARIDPAQPDRSPLPRADIRQRKIPLGPVAVFGASNFPLAFSVAGGDTASALAAGCPVVVKAHDAHPGTSELVGRAIADAVASTGMPAGTFSLLYGAGPELGTALVKDSRIKAVGFTGSRSGGTALVAAAAGRPEPIPVYAEMSSINPVFLLESALATRGADLGRAFVASLTLGSGQFCTNPGLVIAVDGPGLAAFVSAANAAVAETVPTPMLTPVIAGSYADGVAALEGVATVEARGAESDAPNSCRAALFSSDADTFLGSDVLQQEVFGASSLVVKCRDAEQVRAVAARLEGQLTATVHADEEDLDEAGHLLSVLELKAGRILFDGWPTGVEVGHAMVHGGPYPATSDSRTTSVGSLAIERFLRPVAYQDVPPSLLPTAVADGNPEQLWRRIDGRLTQD is encoded by the coding sequence ATGACAGCAACGGTGAACCGGACCGACGTGACCGGACAGATGATCATCGCAGGCAAGCCCGTGCGGGGTTCGGGCCCGACAATCCACGGCATCAACCCCGCCGCCGGCGAGCGGCTGGAACCGGGTTTCGCGCACGGGACCGAGCCGGACGTCGAGGCAGCCTGCGCAGCGGCCGACGAGGCGTTCGCGCCCTACCGCGCAACGAGCAGCGAGGACCGCGCCCGGTTCCTCGAGGCAATTGCCGACAACATCGAGGCCCTCGGCGACACCCTCGTCGCACGGGCGTGTGCCGAATCCGGACTTCCACAGGGTCGCATCACCGGTGAGGTGGGCCGCACGTCCGGACAGCTGCGGTTGTTCGCCGGCGTCCTCCGTGACGGTGGCTGGAACGGTGCCCGCATCGACCCCGCCCAGCCCGACCGGAGCCCGCTGCCCCGGGCCGATATCCGCCAGCGCAAGATCCCGCTCGGACCCGTTGCGGTGTTCGGCGCGAGCAACTTTCCCTTGGCGTTCTCCGTCGCCGGCGGCGACACCGCGTCCGCGCTGGCGGCGGGCTGCCCCGTCGTCGTCAAAGCCCACGACGCACACCCGGGTACCTCCGAACTGGTCGGACGGGCCATCGCGGACGCCGTCGCGAGCACCGGTATGCCGGCGGGAACCTTCTCGCTGCTCTACGGTGCCGGTCCCGAGCTCGGCACGGCACTGGTGAAGGACTCCCGGATCAAGGCGGTCGGGTTCACCGGATCTCGCTCCGGGGGAACCGCTCTGGTGGCGGCGGCCGCCGGACGACCGGAACCGATCCCGGTGTACGCGGAGATGAGCTCGATCAACCCGGTGTTCCTCCTCGAGAGCGCACTCGCCACCCGCGGCGCCGACCTCGGTCGTGCATTCGTCGCGTCGCTGACGCTCGGCTCCGGTCAGTTCTGCACCAACCCCGGTCTCGTCATCGCCGTCGACGGTCCCGGCCTGGCCGCGTTCGTCTCGGCCGCGAATGCTGCCGTCGCCGAGACTGTGCCGACGCCGATGCTCACCCCGGTCATCGCCGGCTCCTACGCCGACGGGGTTGCCGCCCTCGAGGGCGTGGCCACCGTGGAGGCCCGCGGCGCCGAGTCGGACGCACCCAATTCGTGTCGGGCGGCACTCTTCAGCAGCGACGCCGACACGTTCCTGGGCTCGGACGTGTTGCAGCAGGAGGTGTTCGGGGCCTCCAGCCTGGTCGTCAAGTGCCGCGATGCCGAGCAGGTGCGCGCCGTGGCGGCGAGGCTCGAAGGTCAACTGACCGCGACCGTCCACGCAGACGAGGAAGACCTGGACGAGGCCGGACACCTGCTGAGCGTTCTCGAACTCAAGGCCGGCCGAATCCTGTTCGACGGCTGGCCTACCGGGGTGGAGGTCGGACACGCGATGGTGCACGGTGGTCCCTACCCCGCGACGTCCGACTCGCGCACCACGTCGGTGGGATCGCTGGCGATCGAACGCTTCCTGCGACCCGTTGCCTACCAGGATGTTCCGCCGTCGCTTCTGCCCACCGCCGTCGCCGACGGCAACCCCGAACAGTTGTGGCGTCGTATCGACGGCCGCCTCACCCAAGACTGA
- a CDS encoding 5-dehydro-4-deoxyglucarate dehydratase, whose protein sequence is MLDGVLFFPVTPFTESGDVDYDRLAEHVAKGVDAGPGGVFIACGTGEFHALGLEEFGRIVATAVEAVAGRVPVFAGAGGSIAQAKEFATSAKANGADGILLLPPYLVTMPQAGLVEYTRAVADTTDLPLIVYNRSNARFDEASAVAVAQFPTVIGLKDGTGDLDKVARIVRAVKDALAPSGKQFLFFNGMPTAEISQQAYRAIGVTLYSSATFAFAPELALGFYDALESGNEDLTDALLRSFFHPLVRLRDQVPGYAVSLVKFGVTMEGLEAGPVRPPLVQPSEAHKRELAQITAAGRAALADALAVHAVR, encoded by the coding sequence ATGCTCGACGGAGTCCTGTTCTTCCCCGTCACACCGTTCACCGAATCCGGTGACGTCGACTACGACCGGCTCGCCGAGCACGTCGCCAAGGGGGTGGACGCCGGACCCGGTGGCGTCTTCATCGCCTGCGGCACCGGCGAATTCCACGCCCTCGGACTCGAGGAGTTCGGCCGGATCGTGGCCACGGCCGTCGAGGCCGTCGCGGGACGGGTCCCGGTGTTCGCCGGTGCGGGCGGCTCGATCGCGCAGGCCAAGGAATTTGCGACGAGCGCCAAGGCCAACGGCGCCGACGGCATCCTGTTGCTCCCGCCCTACCTCGTGACGATGCCGCAGGCCGGGTTGGTGGAGTACACCCGCGCGGTCGCCGACACCACCGACCTGCCCCTCATCGTCTACAACCGCAGCAACGCCCGCTTCGACGAGGCGTCCGCCGTCGCGGTGGCCCAGTTCCCCACCGTCATCGGACTGAAGGACGGTACCGGTGACCTGGACAAGGTCGCGCGTATCGTCCGCGCCGTGAAGGATGCGCTCGCACCGTCGGGTAAGCAGTTCCTGTTCTTCAACGGCATGCCCACGGCAGAGATCTCCCAGCAGGCGTACCGGGCCATCGGTGTCACGCTGTACTCGTCGGCGACCTTCGCGTTTGCACCAGAACTGGCTCTCGGTTTCTACGATGCACTCGAATCGGGCAACGAGGACCTCACCGACGCGCTGCTCCGCAGCTTCTTCCATCCTCTGGTCCGCCTGCGCGATCAGGTGCCGGGTTATGCGGTGTCCCTCGTCAAGTTCGGCGTCACCATGGAGGGCCTCGAAGCCGGGCCGGTGCGCCCGCCGCTCGTGCAACCGAGCGAGGCTCACAAGCGGGAACTGGCCCAGATCACCGCTGCCGGACGGGCAGCGCTTGCCGACGCTCTCGCGGTTCACGCGGTGCGCTGA